A window of the Phragmites australis chromosome 20, lpPhrAust1.1, whole genome shotgun sequence genome harbors these coding sequences:
- the LOC133901364 gene encoding aminopeptidase M1-C-like, with the protein MATSAAARAVRLLLLLVVAVAATVAGDDGSSAEEEPRGGAAAAVVRFSSEGANVKAAAAAAAPPLRAPAAPAAAVAGSPGQFRGQARLPRFASPRRYDLRLRPDLVALTFTGTAAVAVAVSAPTRFLVLNAAYLSVDRVSIRFRDLAPNEVAFFEDDEILVLGFAKVLPLGEGVLSMKFNGTLNDQMRGFYRSKYQYKGKMKNMAVTQFESVDARRCFPCWDEPAFKAKFKLTLDVPSELVALSNMPVANQTVAGPIKTIRYEESPLMSTYLVAIVVGLFDYIEGVTSEGTKVRVYTQVGKSNQGKFALDVGVKSLHLYKDYFGTPYPLPKLDMVAIPDFAAGAMENYGLVTFREVALLFDEQSSSESSKQNIAITVAHELAHQWFGNLVTMEWWTHLWLNEGFATWMSHLAVDSFFPQWNIWAQFLDDTTAGLNLDSLAESHPIEVEIHRASEVDEIFDAISYDKGASIIRMLQNYLGAERFQKALASYIRKYAYSNAKTEDLWAVLEEKTGEPVKNLMTTWTKQQGYPVINAKLKGNYLELEQTQFLLDGSSGPGMWIVPITSVCGSYDMQKKILLKGKSDKLYIRDIASQCGNREKGGNFWIKFNINQTGFYRVQYDDKLAAALQNALQTKKLSLMDKIGIVEDSHALCMASKQTLTSLLRLLYAYRGEADYGVLSHINTVSLSVAKISVDASPGLTGDIKQLLIKLLLPPAVKLGWDPKDSESHLDALLRPVLLVALVKLGHDKTINEGVRRFRIFVHDRKTSLLPPDTRKAAYLAVMQNVTNSNRSAYNDLLKVYRESDEAEEKGRVLGALCSCKDKNIVLESLNFLFTNEVRNQDAYYVLQGIGVETRETAWVWLKGNWDPISKKFGDAQVGGFIRYVVTLFTSNEKATEFSRFFATRKKPEFERTLKQSLENVRIRARWIQGIRSEPRLAQTVQELLHSP; encoded by the exons GGGGCGAATGttaaagcagcagcagcagcagcagctcctcctctccgcgcgccggcggcgccggcggcggctgtGGCGGGATCGCCGGGCCAGTTCCGTGGGCAGGCGCGGCTCCCGCGCTTTGCCTCGCCGCGCCGCTACGACCTCCGCCTCCGGCCCGACCTCGTCGCCCTCACCTTCACGggcaccgccgccgtcgccgtcgccgtctccGCGCCCACCCGCTTCCTCGTCCTCAACGCCGCCTACCTCTCCGTCGACCGCGTCTCCATCCGCTTCCGG GATTTGGCCCCCAATGAGGTGGCTTTTTTCGAGGACGACGAGATCCTGGTGCTCGGGTTCGCGAAGGTGCTGCCGCTTGGCGAGGGCGTGCTCAGTATGAAGTTCAACGGCACGCTCAACGACCAGATGAGGGGCTTCTACAGGAG TAAGTATCAGTACAAGGGGAAGATGAAGAACATGGCGGTGACACAGTTTGAGTCTGTGGATGCTCGGCGGTGCTTCCCATGCTGGGATGAGCCTGCATTCAAG GCTAAGTTCAAGCTAACGCTTGATGTACCATCCGAGCTGGTAGCACTGTCCAACATGCCAGTAGCTAACCAAACAGTTGCTGGTCCTATCAAGACTATCCGTTATGAGGAATCACCTCTTATGTCAACTTATTTAGTGGCGATAGTTGTTGGCTTGTTTGATTATATAGAGGGTGTAACATCAGAAG GCACCAAAGTTCGTGTGTACACTCAAGTTGGTAAGAGTAATCAAGGGAAGTTTGCACTAGATGTTGGAGTGAAGTCATTGCATCTCTATAAAGA TTACTTTGGCACTCCTTATCCACTCCCCAAGTTGGATATGGTTGCTATCCCTGATTTTGCTGCCGGAGCCATGGAGAACTATGGCCTTGTTACTTTCCGGGAAGTTGCTTTGCTTTTTGATGAGCAGTCTTCATCAGAATCCAGCAAACAGAAT ATTGCAATTACTGTGGCACATGAACTGGCTCATCAGTGGTTTGGTAATCTTGTAACCATGGAATGGTGGACTCACTTGTGGCTGAACGAAGGCTTTGCTACATGG ATGAGTCATTTAGCCGTAGATTCTTTTTTTCCACAATGGAATATATGGGCACAGTTCCTTGATGACACAACTGCTGGTCTCAATTTGGATTCACTTGCGGAGTCTCATCCTATCGAG GTTGAAATACATCGTGCCAGTGAAGTTGATGAAATTTTTGATGCCATAAGCTATGATAAGGGTGCTTCTATTATTCGCatgctacaaaattaccttgGTGCAGAGCGTTTTCAG AAAGCGTTGGCTTCATATATAAGAAAGTATGCCTACTCAAATGCTAAAACTGAGGACCTGTGGGCTGTTCTTGAAGAGAAAACTGGTGAACCTGTCAAGAATTTGATGACTACATGGACAAAGCAACAAGGATATCCTGTTATTAATGCAAAGCTTAAAGGGAATTACCTGGAACTTGAACAG ACACAGTTTTTGTTAGATGGATCCTCTGGTCCTGGCATGTGGATTGTCCCTATAACTTCAGTCTGCGGTTCATATGATATGCAGAAAAAAATTCTACTGAAAGGCAAAAGTGATAAGCTGTATATAAGAGACATTGCTTCACAGTGTGGTAACCGAGAGAAGGGTGGAAACTTTTGGATTAAGTTCAATATTAATCAAACAGGATTTTATAGAGTTCAATACGATGATAAACTTGCGGCTGCACTTCAAAATGCATTGCAGACCAAGAAGCTCTCTTTAATGGATAAAATTG GCATTGTGGAAGACTCGCATGCCTTATGTATGGCCTCCAAGCAAACATTGACATCGTTGCTACGTTTACTGTATGCTTATCGTGGGGAGGCTGATTATGGTGTTCTTTCACACATAAATACT GTAAGTTTAAGTGTTGCAAAAATATCGGTTGATGCATCTCCTGGCTTGACTGGTGACATCAAACAACTTTTGATCAAGCTTCTTCTGCCACCTGCTGT AAAATTAGGCTGGGACCCCAAGGATAGTGAGAGCCACCTGGATGCGTTGCTTAGACCAGTGCTCTTGGTTGCTCTTGTCAAACTTGGGCATGACAAGACTATAAATGAGGGAGTAAGGCGTTTCCGTATCTTCGTACATGATCGCAAGActtcccttcttcctccagatacCAGAAAG GCCGCATACCTCGCTGTGATGCAGAATGTTACTAATTCAAACAGATCTGCTTATAATGATCTTCTGAAAGTCTACAGAGAATCAGATGAAGCAGAGGAAAAGGGACGTGTCTTAG GTGCATTGTGTTCTTGCAAGGATAAGAATATTGTTCTTGagtcactgaatttccttttTACCAATGAG GTTCGCAATCAAGATGCATATTATGTGCTTCAAGGTATTGGCGTTGAGACACGTGAAACCGCTTGGGTGTGGCTGAAG GGCAACTGGGATCCTATCTCAAAGAAATTCGGGGACGCACAAGTAGGAGGTTTTATCAGATATGTCGTCACATTG TTCACTTCCAACGAGAAGGCAACAGAGTTCTCCCGCTTCTTCGCCACCCGCAAGAAGCCCGAATTCGAGAGGACGCTGAAGCAGAGCCTTGAGAACGTCCGGATCAGGGCGAGGTGGATCCAGGGCATCAGGAGTGAGCCCAGGCTCGCTCAAACGGTGCAAGAGCTGCTGCACAGCCCCTGA